One window of the Populus nigra chromosome 4, ddPopNigr1.1, whole genome shotgun sequence genome contains the following:
- the LOC133691931 gene encoding transmembrane 9 superfamily member 12, which translates to MRAPMICWAFLLLALFGNACNGFYLPGSYMHTYSPGDAIFAKVNSLTSIETELPFSYYSLPYCQPKEGVKKSAENLGELLMGDQIDNSPYRFRMNVNESVYLCTTKPLSEHEVKLLKQRTHDLYQVNMILDNLPVMRYAKQNEIDIQWTGFPVGYTPQNSNDDYIINHLKFTVLVHEYEGSGVEIIGTGEEGLGVISEADEKKASGFEIVGFVVVPCSVKYDPDAMIKHQMYDNVSSVSCPLDLDKSQIIREQERISFTYEVEFVKSEIRWPSRWDAYLKMEGARVHWFSILNSLMVIFFLAGIVFIIFLRTVRRDLTRYEELDKEAQAQMNEELSGWKLVVGDVFREPDCSKLLCIMVGDGVQITGMAVVTIIFAAFGFMSPASRGMLLTGMILLYLFLGIVAGYVAVRLWRTIKGTSEGWRSVSWSVACFFPGIVFVILTILNFILWGSHSTGAIPISLYFVLLALWFCISVPLTLLGGFMGTRAEAIQYPVRTNQIPREIPARKLPSWVLVLGAGTLPFGTLFIELFFILSSIWLGRFYYVFGFLLIVLLLLVIVCAEVSVVLTYMHLCVEDWRWWWKAFFASGSVSIFVFLYSINYLVFDLQSLSGPVSAILYLGYSLIIAVAIMLSTGTIGFLTSFYFVHYLFSSVKID; encoded by the coding sequence ATGAGGGCGCCCATGATCTGCTGGGCTTTCCTTCTGCTGGCTCTGTTTGGGAACGCATGTAATGGCTTTTATTTGCCTGGTAGCTATATGCACACGTATTCACCTGGGGATGCCATCTTTGCCAAAGTTAACTCCTTAACTTCTATCGAAACTGAGCTTCCCTTTAGCTACTACAGTCTCCCTTACTGCCAACCCAAGGAAGGAGTCAAAAAAAGTGCGGAGAATCTTGGGGAGCTTCTTATGGGAGATCAGATCGATAACTCTCCTTACAGGTTTAGAATGAACGTGAATGAGTCTGTTTACCTTTGTACCACCAAGCCTTTGAGCGAGCATGAGGTTAAGCTTCTGAAGCAGAGAACACACGATCTATATCAAGTGAACATGATTTTGGACAACTTACCTGTGATGAGGTATGCCAAGCAAAATGAAATTGACATTCAGTGGACCGGGTTCCCTGTTGGATATACGCCACAGAATAGTAATGATGATTATATAATCAATCACCTCAAGTTCACTGTCTTGGTTCATGAATATGAAGGGAGTGGTGTTGAGATAATTGGTACTGGGGAAGAAGGTCTGGGTGTGATCTCTGAAGCTGATGAGAAGAAGGCATCTGGTTTCGAGATTGTTGGTTTTGTGGTTGTTCCTTGCAGTGTTAAGTATGATCCTGATGCGATGATAAAGCACCAGATGTATGACAATGTCTCATCTGTGAGCTGCCCCTTGGACCTTGACAAGTCTCAGATCATAAGGGAACAAGAGAGGATTTCCTTCACCTACGAGGTTGAATTTGTGAAGAGTGAAATTAGATGGCCATCACGATGGGATGCTTACTTGAAGATGGAAGGTGCTCGTGTTCACTGGTTCTCAATCTTGAACTCACTCATGGTGATTTTCTTTCTGGCTGGTATtgttttcatcatcttcttaaGGACTGTGAGAAGGGATTTGACAAGGTATGAGGAATTGGACAAAGAAGCTCAAGCACAGATGAATGAGGAGCTTTCTGGGTGGAAGCTTGTTGTCGGTGATGTGTTCAGAGAACCAGATTGCTCAAAGCTTCTCTGTATTATGGTTGGGGATGGTGTTCAAATTACAGGGATGGCGGTAGTTACTattatttttgcagcctttggTTTCATGTCGCCAGCTTCACGAGGGATGCTGCTGACAGGGATGATTCTGCTGTATCTTTTCCTAGGTATTGTGGCGGGCTATGTTGCAGTACGTTTGTGGAGAACCATCAAAGGAACTTCAGAAGGATGGAGGTCTGTTTCTTGGTCGGTTGCGTGCTTCTTCCCTGGAATTGTCTTTGTTATCCTCACAATACTGAACTTCATTCTCTGGGGAAGCCACAGCACTGGTGCAATTCCAATCTCCTTATATTTTGTCCTTTTGGCCCTCTGGTTTTGCATTTCAGTGCCACTCACTCTTTTGGGAGGGTTCATGGGGACACGAGCCGAGGCAATTCAATACCCAGTAAGAACAAACCAGATACCAAGAGAAATTCCTGCACGGAAATTGCCATCATGGGTGCTTGTCCTCGGTGCTGGAACCCTTCCCTTTGGGACCCTCTTCATTGAACTGTTCTTCATTCTCTCTAGCATCTGGCTTGGACGGTTTTATTATGTCTTTGGTTTCTTGCTGATAGTTCTGCTGCTACTAGTTATTGTCTGTGCTGAAGTATCTGTGGTTCTTACCTACATGCATCTTTGCGTGGAGGATTGGCGGTGGTGGTGGAAGGCTTTCTTTGCTTCCGGTTCGGTATCAATCTTTGTCTTTCTCTATTCCATCAATTACTTGGTTTTTGACCTACAGAGTTTGAGTGGACCTGTGTCAGCCATACTCTATCTGGGCTATTCACTGATCATAGCAGTTGCAATCATGTTATCTACTGGCACCATTGGTTTCCTTACGTCATTCTACTTTGTGCATTACCTTTTCTCATCCGTAAAGATAGACTAA
- the LOC133691760 gene encoding uncharacterized protein LOC133691760: MAARGGAMGVSSFPSSPSCFRKNGRATSSTTLHLVKPVEKKAPTKPNKSPAKPLSQLMEEDVIPSLKATLEAQDHITELELSFEDKRLEGSFLKKGTPYSFWAFFPDGVLTGPKGFSLSSYGSGVSTVEPFLIDEKKITEKHIVFWVEKRLAAQGIIPVWRG, from the exons atggcAGCAAGAGGTGGAGCAATGGGAGTTTCAAGCTTCCCATCATCACCTTCATGTTTCAGGAAGAATGGCAGGGCCACCTCCTCTACTACACTCCATTTG GTGAAGCCAGTTGAAAAGAAGGCACCGACAAAGCCCAACAAAAGTCCTGCTAAGCCACTTTCTCAGTTGATGGAGGAGGATGTGATCCCTTCTTTGAAAGCAACTCTTGAGGCTCAAGATCATATCACTGAACTCGAGCTATCTTTCGAAGACAAAAGA TTGGAAGGCTCCTTCCTAAAGAAGGGCACTCCTTATTCATTTTGGGCCTTCTTCCCTGACGGAGTCCTCACAG GTCCAAAAGGGTTTTCTCTATCATCCTACGGTTCAGGGGTCAGCACAGTTGAGCCTTTTCTGATCGATGAGAAGAAAATTACTGAAAAACACATCGTATTTTGGGTCGAAAAGCGCTTGGCAGCTCAAGGAATCATTCCTGTGTGGCGAGGATAG